One window from the genome of Acuticoccus sp. I52.16.1 encodes:
- a CDS encoding MFS transporter, with amino-acid sequence MALHLSLRPAALGRRPQLAILLVLISLVMAGNGIVAPVLPLYAMEFGVGGALVGMLITLFGVGRLVANIPAGILSEKFGRRPFLSAGPALIAVGAVGAAMAHSFEGLLIWRFVQGIGSGIYMTTSAAVLVQLSTPGKRGHTMALYQGFLLLGAGVGPAMGGSLAAHLGSAAPFWGYAILASAALVLVLVAFREPTDPEPVEGEEPVAPASMRTFLKNRAYVLLCTVTFWIFFTRTAAQWLAMPLVGNQRFGLSVDLIGLALTAAAVANAAMLPLVGPATQRFGAITVAALSTSLVAGALLAVAVATDPAVYWAAFVVLGIGSGFNGPSVAAAIADITPSNLFGPAMGTQRAIADGGFVIGPILVGLVHDLTPFGYTGALAGNAVMLALAGMLLWFGAGAGRLRAAR; translated from the coding sequence TTGGCGCTTCACCTTTCGCTCCGGCCCGCCGCGCTGGGCCGTCGGCCGCAGCTTGCGATCCTCCTCGTCCTCATCAGCCTCGTGATGGCCGGCAACGGCATCGTCGCCCCGGTCCTGCCGCTCTACGCCATGGAGTTCGGCGTCGGCGGAGCGCTGGTGGGGATGCTGATCACGCTGTTCGGCGTCGGCCGGCTCGTCGCCAATATCCCGGCCGGCATCCTCTCGGAGAAGTTCGGACGGCGCCCTTTCCTCTCCGCCGGCCCGGCTTTGATCGCCGTGGGCGCGGTGGGCGCGGCGATGGCGCACAGCTTCGAGGGGCTGCTCATCTGGCGCTTCGTCCAGGGCATCGGCTCCGGCATCTACATGACGACGTCCGCCGCCGTGCTCGTGCAGCTCTCCACCCCCGGCAAGCGCGGTCACACGATGGCGCTCTACCAGGGCTTCCTGCTCCTGGGGGCGGGCGTCGGCCCGGCGATGGGCGGCAGCCTCGCGGCGCACCTGGGAAGCGCGGCGCCCTTCTGGGGCTACGCCATCCTCGCCAGCGCGGCGCTCGTTCTGGTGCTCGTCGCCTTCCGCGAGCCGACCGACCCGGAGCCGGTCGAGGGGGAGGAGCCCGTCGCCCCCGCCTCGATGCGCACCTTCCTGAAGAACCGTGCCTACGTGCTCCTCTGCACGGTCACGTTCTGGATCTTTTTCACCCGCACCGCGGCGCAATGGCTGGCGATGCCGCTGGTGGGCAACCAGCGGTTCGGCCTGTCGGTCGACCTCATCGGCCTGGCGCTGACGGCGGCGGCCGTCGCCAACGCGGCGATGCTGCCGCTCGTCGGACCGGCGACGCAGCGCTTCGGCGCGATCACCGTGGCGGCACTCTCCACCTCGCTCGTCGCCGGGGCGCTGCTCGCCGTCGCCGTCGCCACCGATCCGGCGGTCTACTGGGCGGCGTTCGTGGTGCTGGGCATCGGCTCCGGCTTCAACGGCCCGTCGGTCGCGGCGGCGATCGCCGACATCACGCCCTCCAACCTCTTCGGCCCGGCGATGGGGACACAGCGCGCCATCGCTGATGGCGGCTTCGTCATCGGACCCATCCTCGTCGGCCTCGTCCACGACCTCACACCGTTCGGCTACACCGGCGCGCTCGCCGGTAACGCGGTGATGCTGGCGCTGGCGGGCATGCTGCTGTGGTTCGGCGCCGGGGCCGGAAGGCTGCGCGCGGCGCGCTAG